One genomic window of Poecilia reticulata strain Guanapo unplaced genomic scaffold, Guppy_female_1.0+MT scaffold_453, whole genome shotgun sequence includes the following:
- the ears2 gene encoding nondiscriminating glutamyl-tRNA synthetase EARS2, mitochondrial, producing MLVCSWCFLRSRVLQRGFQSVTAVRLRRAEPQVNSAAVYRWCSTVQGEVRVRFAPSPTGFLHLGGLRTALYNYIFAKKYGGAFILRLEDTDQSRLVPGAVESIEDMLEWAGIPPDESPRRGGPCGPYLQSQRLDLYNQTARKLVETGHGYYCFCSPQRLELLKKEALRAGQTPRYDNRCRHLRADQVQEKLAQGMPHVVRFRLEAGVEPFQDLIFGWNHHEVAQVEGDPVVIKADGFPTYHLANIVDDHYMKISHVLRGSEWLISTSKHLLMYCALGWTPPIFGHLPLLMNSDGNKLSKRQGDIFIENFCREGVLPEALLDITTNCGSGFTSNRMGRRLEELISEFNPSKITTHSALLDLEKLPEFNRIHLQQRIEDEQKCCVLIKDLQQQIQQVYTAEIQDKEVLEGDYIRRVLHLRKGHITSLKELVSPTYSYLWVRPSLSIQQVAALTKEASHIASLVLRLIEEQGEELSLDQLTKDLKSLPKQTKATKYREVMKLLRLVLSGLQQGPSIAEMMVSLGPAEIRHRFQKLLLPPDSC from the exons ATGTTGGTTTGCAGTTGGTGTTTTCTGCGGAGTCGTGTTCTTCAGAGAGGGTTTCAGTCTGTTACAGCAGTCAGACTCAGACGGGCTGAGCCCCAGGTAAACTCAGCCGCTGTGTACCGATGGTGCTCCACTGTTCAGGGCGAAGTGAGGGTCCGGTTTGCCCCCAGCCCCACAG GCTTTTTGCACCTTGGAGGTCTCAGAACTGCTCTCTAcaattatatttttgcaaagaagtATGGAGGCGCGTTCATCCTGCGACTAGAGGACACGGATCAGAGCAGGCTGGTTCCAGGAGCAGTAGAGTCCATAGAAGACATGTTGGAGTGGGCTG GTATTCCACCAGATGAGAGTCCTCGTCGGGGAGGACCCTGCGGTCCATACCTCCAGTCCCAAAGATTAGACCTCTACAATCAGACTGCCAGGAAGCTTGTAGAGACTGGTCATGGCTACTACTGCTTCTGCAGCCCTCAGAGGCTGGAGCTGCTGAAAAAAGAGGCTCTAAGGGCCGGCCAGACACCACG CTACGACAACAGATGCCGTCACCTGCGAGCGGACCAGGTCCAGGAGAAGCTGGCTCAGGGAATGCCGCATGTGGTCAGGTTTCGACTGGAAGCTGGTGTCGAGCCTTTCCAGGACCTGATCTTCGGATGGAACCACCATGAAGTGGCGCAG GTGGAGGGCGATCCAGTTGTGATTAAAGCAGATGGCTTCCCCACCTACCACCTGGCCAACATCGTAGACGATCATTACATGAAGATCAGCCACGTTCTGCGAGGATCCGAGTGGCTCATCTCGACCTCCAAGCATCTCCTTATGTATTGCGCTCTGGGATGGACGCCGCCCATCTTCGGACATCTGCCGCTTCTGATGAATAGTGATGGCAACAAGCTGTCCAAGAGGCAGGGGGACATATTCATTGAAAACTTCTGTAGGGAAGGGGTTCTCCCTGAGGCTCTGCTGGATATCACAACCAACTGTGGATCTGGATTTACCT CCAATCGGATGGGACGGAGGTTAGAGGAACTGATTTCTGAGTTTAATCCTTCAAAGATCACAACTCACTCTGCTTTGTTAGACCTGGAGAAGCTACCAGAGTTCAACAG AATTCATCTGCAGCAGCGAATTGAAGATGAGCAGAAGTGTTGTGTGCTTATAAAAGATCTACAGCAGCAAATCCAGCAGGTTTACACTGCAGAGATTCAGGATAAAGAAGTGCTTGAAGGAGATTATATTAGACGTGTGCTACACCTCCGTAAG GGTCACATAACTTCCCTGAAGGAGCTTGTGAGCCCAACCTACTCCTATCTGTGGGTGCGCCCTTCCCTCTCcatccagcaggtggcagcactAACCAAGGAGGCTTCTCATATTGCGTCGTTAGTTCTGAG gttAATAGAAGAGCAGGGAGAGGAGCTGTCACTGGACCAACTAACCAAAGATCTAAAGAGTTTGCCTAAGCAGACCAAAGCTACCAAGTACAGAGAGGTGATGAAGCTGCTGCGCCTGGTTCTCAGCGGCTTGCAG CAAGGACCCAGTATTGCCGAGATGATGGTATCTCTGGGCCCCGCAGAGATCAGACATCGATTCCAGAAGCTTCTGCTGCCTCCAGATTCCTGTTAA